In one window of Nitrospirota bacterium DNA:
- a CDS encoding insulinase family protein: MMKTRKAERRMQRAACLLVASLLLIVCGPLLQAETAQAANINPVRYVAPNGLTVLVLEQPALPIVQVHALVKTGSVQDPPGKAGLANLVASLLDEGTATRSATQLAEQIEFVGGQLVIKGGDDFTTAAVKVLKKDQALGVSLLADVLLRPSFPEKELRRVRSQILGEMQSEKDDPGTIAAKAFNQLVFDGHPYRWPVNGTEATLATVTRKDVRQFYGREYLPNQTILTIVGDITVEQAKALVATHFGSWKRAQPPPRVTTPAAPVTKPVVKLIQKELSQATIMLGHQGISRTNPDFYAVTVMNYILGAGGFSSRLMNSIRDNQGLAYGVMSNFDANLMPGAFMISLQTRNETANQAIAGVLAELNGIRDAPVTDEELADAKAYLMGSFPLRLDTTGKLAEVLSQVEFYGLGMDYFTRYPSWIEKVTKEDVLRVAKQYLNSTNYALVVVANQAKAQVKPTANATLAK, from the coding sequence ATGATGAAAACACGGAAGGCAGAACGCAGAATGCAGCGGGCAGCCTGCCTATTGGTCGCCAGCCTGCTGTTGATTGTTTGCGGCCCCCTGCTCCAAGCCGAAACGGCGCAAGCGGCCAACATCAATCCGGTCCGCTACGTCGCGCCGAACGGACTGACGGTGCTCGTATTGGAACAACCGGCGCTGCCGATCGTGCAAGTCCACGCGCTGGTCAAGACCGGCTCGGTCCAGGACCCGCCCGGCAAGGCCGGCCTTGCTAATCTCGTGGCCAGCCTGCTGGATGAAGGAACCGCCACCCGCAGCGCCACGCAATTGGCCGAGCAGATCGAGTTTGTGGGAGGCCAGTTGGTTATCAAAGGCGGAGACGATTTCACCACGGCGGCGGTGAAAGTCCTGAAGAAGGACCAGGCACTGGGCGTGTCGCTGCTGGCCGACGTTCTGCTACGCCCCTCCTTTCCGGAGAAAGAGCTCCGTCGTGTCCGCAGCCAGATCCTGGGCGAGATGCAAAGCGAGAAAGACGATCCCGGAACGATCGCCGCCAAGGCCTTCAACCAGCTCGTCTTCGACGGCCATCCCTACCGCTGGCCGGTGAACGGAACCGAAGCGACCCTGGCCACCGTCACGCGGAAGGACGTCCGGCAGTTCTACGGTCGCGAGTATCTGCCGAACCAGACGATCCTGACCATCGTGGGCGACATCACGGTCGAGCAGGCGAAGGCGCTGGTGGCCACACACTTCGGCTCCTGGAAGCGGGCGCAGCCGCCGCCCCGCGTCACGACCCCGGCGGCCCCGGTCACGAAGCCGGTGGTCAAGCTGATCCAGAAGGAGCTGTCGCAGGCCACGATCATGCTGGGCCACCAGGGCATCAGCCGAACCAACCCGGACTTTTACGCCGTGACGGTGATGAACTACATCCTGGGGGCCGGCGGGTTTTCCTCCCGCCTCATGAATTCCATTCGGGACAACCAGGGCCTGGCCTACGGGGTGATGAGCAACTTCGACGCGAACCTGATGCCGGGCGCCTTCATGATCAGCCTCCAGACGAGAAACGAAACAGCCAACCAGGCCATCGCCGGCGTGCTGGCCGAACTCAACGGGATTCGCGATGCCCCCGTGACCGACGAGGAACTGGCCGATGCCAAGGCCTATCTGATGGGGAGCTTTCCGCTCCGCTTGGACACAACCGGCAAACTGGCCGAGGTGCTCAGCCAGGTGGAATTCTACGGCCTGGGCATGGACTACTTCACCCGCTATCCGAGTTGGATCGAGAAAGTCACCAAGGAGGATGTCTTGCGGGTGGCGAAACAGTACTTGAATTCCACGAACTATGCCCTGGTCGTGGTGGCCAACCAGGCCAAGGCGCAGGTGAAGCCGACCGCCAACGCGACGCTGGCCAAGTAG
- the larE gene encoding ATP-dependent sacrificial sulfur transferase LarE: protein MGSVLVAYSGGTDSTVVMKVAHDALGARALAVTAVSSTLPDVELEQAKQVAAQVGARHRLVETDQLLIQDFVKNDAGRCYHCKTDLYQGLAKLRQEMAMGAVVDGTNLDDLGDDRPGLLAAREWGVRSPLVEANLSKEEVRALARELGLSNWEKPAAACLSSRIQRGTPVTAEKLARVERAEAFLMDQGFLQVRVRDREGAARVEVEPEEVSRLLEPAMQRRVTEQLRRFGFTTVTLDPAGYRQGGGN, encoded by the coding sequence ATGGGCTCCGTGCTCGTCGCCTATTCGGGCGGGACCGACAGCACGGTGGTGATGAAAGTCGCGCACGACGCGCTGGGGGCCCGGGCGCTCGCCGTCACCGCCGTGTCCTCCACGCTTCCGGACGTGGAACTGGAACAGGCCAAGCAGGTCGCGGCCCAAGTCGGAGCCCGGCACCGCCTCGTGGAGACCGACCAACTCCTGATCCAGGACTTCGTCAAGAACGACGCGGGCCGCTGCTACCATTGCAAGACCGACCTCTACCAAGGATTGGCCAAGCTCCGGCAAGAAATGGCGATGGGCGCCGTGGTGGACGGCACCAACCTGGACGACCTGGGTGACGACCGGCCCGGCCTCCTGGCCGCCCGGGAATGGGGCGTGCGGAGTCCCCTGGTGGAAGCGAACCTCTCAAAGGAGGAAGTCCGTGCGCTGGCCAGGGAGCTGGGACTTTCGAACTGGGAGAAGCCGGCGGCGGCCTGTCTCTCATCCCGCATTCAGCGGGGGACCCCCGTCACCGCCGAAAAGCTGGCGCGCGTGGAACGGGCCGAGGCGTTTCTGATGGACCAGGGATTCCTGCAGGTCCGGGTGCGGGACCGGGAGGGCGCGGCGCGGGTGGAGGTGGAGCCCGAGGAAGTCTCCCGGCTGCTGGAGCCGGCCATGCAGCGCAGGGTCACCGAACAGTTGCGCCGTTTCGGCTTCACGACCGTCACCCTCGATCCGGCCGGCTATCGTCAGGGCGGCGGCAACTGA
- a CDS encoding insulinase family protein, with product MNVRRPCIPRAFFLIALLLLSAWPSAARSAETKEYILANGLKVLLVESPKAPVVTVQIWYKVGSRNEIMGRAGLSHMLEHMMFKGTPKHGKGLFSKIIRKNGGNDNAFTSQDFTGYFENLAADRTELALELEADRLRGLLLDDKEFQLEREVVKEERRLRTEDDPQSFLAESLFAQAFLMHPYHWPIIGWFPDLNAMTREDLRQHYDTYYVPNNATLVVVGDIKAETLLPTITRLFEPIPAKPVPTAQIVAEPEQRGERRIVVKRDAQLPFIMAGYRVPNFKDEDAYALTVLESILSHGKSARLYQSLVYEQKKALAVGAEYNLLATDPELFYCFVVVKPGQKVEDVEQALYKEIAKLQAAPPTAKELERAKNQVEAEYIFGQDSNFRQAMLLAQAETVGAGWRQVDQFVERLRRVTAADVQRVAKRYLIQDARTVGILIPTPTQPAAPSPAPTLMSEAQ from the coding sequence ATGAATGTACGTCGGCCCTGCATCCCGCGAGCCTTTTTCCTGATTGCGCTGCTCCTCCTGTCCGCCTGGCCAAGCGCCGCCCGCTCGGCCGAGACCAAGGAATACATCCTGGCGAACGGGCTGAAAGTGCTGCTGGTCGAGTCCCCCAAGGCTCCCGTGGTGACGGTCCAGATCTGGTACAAGGTCGGCTCCCGCAACGAGATCATGGGGCGGGCCGGCCTGTCCCACATGCTCGAGCACATGATGTTCAAGGGCACCCCCAAGCACGGCAAAGGCCTCTTCTCCAAAATCATCCGCAAGAACGGGGGCAACGACAATGCCTTTACCAGCCAGGATTTCACCGGTTACTTTGAGAACCTGGCGGCGGACCGGACGGAGCTGGCGCTGGAGCTGGAAGCCGACCGGCTGCGCGGCCTGCTCCTGGACGACAAGGAATTCCAGCTCGAGCGGGAAGTGGTCAAGGAGGAGCGCCGGCTGAGAACGGAGGACGATCCGCAATCCTTCCTGGCCGAGTCCCTCTTCGCCCAGGCCTTCCTGATGCATCCCTATCACTGGCCGATCATCGGCTGGTTTCCGGACCTCAACGCCATGACCAGGGAAGACCTCCGGCAGCATTACGACACCTACTACGTGCCGAACAACGCGACCCTGGTCGTCGTCGGGGACATCAAGGCCGAGACCCTGCTCCCGACCATCACACGCCTGTTCGAGCCCATCCCGGCCAAACCCGTGCCGACCGCCCAGATCGTGGCCGAGCCGGAGCAGCGTGGGGAACGGCGGATCGTCGTGAAGCGCGACGCCCAACTGCCGTTCATCATGGCCGGGTACCGGGTACCGAACTTCAAGGACGAGGACGCCTATGCCCTCACGGTCCTGGAATCCATCCTGTCGCACGGCAAGAGCGCGCGGCTGTATCAGAGCCTGGTCTACGAGCAGAAGAAAGCCCTGGCCGTCGGGGCCGAGTACAACCTGCTGGCCACGGACCCGGAACTGTTTTATTGCTTCGTCGTGGTCAAGCCGGGCCAGAAGGTGGAGGACGTCGAGCAGGCCCTCTACAAGGAAATCGCCAAGCTGCAGGCCGCGCCGCCCACAGCCAAAGAGCTGGAGCGGGCCAAGAACCAAGTGGAGGCGGAATATATCTTCGGCCAGGACTCCAACTTCCGCCAGGCCATGCTCCTCGCCCAGGCCGAGACGGTGGGAGCGGGCTGGCGCCAAGTGGACCAGTTCGTGGAACGCCTCCGCCGCGTCACGGCCGCGGATGTCCAGCGGGTGGCCAAGCGCTACCTGATCCAGGACGCCCGCACGGTGGGCATCCTGATCCCGACGCCGACGCAACCTGCGGCGCCTTCACCGGCACCGACGCTCATGAGCGAGGCGCAGTGA